Proteins encoded within one genomic window of Amycolatopsis nigrescens CSC17Ta-90:
- a CDS encoding TetR/AcrR family transcriptional regulator — translation MPKRVDHQERRREIAEALFRIAAARGLQAVTLRAVAAEAGISMNLVQYYFATKEEMLTFAWRRIVELTGEIAGKGIIEAMATGDERTIVRAYLTGVLPDGERRRMLAAVQIAYFAVDVTRGSQDPDQEPLLPHLIRALTELLRKAQTKGDIPAHLDPSLEADALATMSAGLVTAIMVDTYTTERAAEIVDYRLGQLFTA, via the coding sequence GTGCCGAAACGTGTCGACCATCAAGAACGAAGGCGCGAGATCGCGGAGGCGCTCTTCCGGATCGCCGCCGCCCGAGGCCTCCAGGCGGTCACGCTGCGTGCGGTCGCCGCGGAGGCGGGTATCTCGATGAACCTGGTCCAGTACTACTTCGCGACCAAGGAGGAGATGCTGACGTTCGCCTGGCGGCGGATCGTCGAACTGACCGGCGAGATCGCCGGGAAGGGCATCATCGAGGCGATGGCGACCGGCGACGAACGCACCATCGTGCGCGCCTATCTGACCGGCGTCCTGCCGGACGGCGAACGCCGACGCATGCTGGCCGCGGTCCAGATCGCGTACTTCGCCGTCGACGTCACCCGCGGAAGCCAGGATCCCGACCAAGAGCCACTGCTGCCTCATCTGATCCGCGCGCTCACCGAACTGCTCCGGAAAGCCCAGACGAAGGGCGACATCCCGGCCCACCTCGACCCGAGCCTGGAGGCCGACGCACTCGCGACGATGTCCGCCGGCCTCGTCACCGCGATCATGGTCGACACCTACACCACGGAACGCGCGGCGGAGATCGTCGACTACCGGCTCGGCCAGCTCTTCACCGCCTGA
- a CDS encoding type IV secretory system conjugative DNA transfer family protein: MPLPAVGIRVVFDIDRLFASRDRLAGRPVERKVVGDEGLVVYEDPMDASMPDRLCAGDRVPRTSCAPGCSPCASYPRTPTLTDLPKLLTVPAFRQRALEQISDDVLSGFWTWYDDLSDASRAQVVAPLMNKLRGLLLRPFVRASLGDGESTVDMDEVLDGGICLVRLGKDALGMDTARLIGSIVVARTWQAATRRARIPQRDRRDASLYIDECHNFLNLAYPMEDMLAEARGYRMSMTLAHQYLRQLPHELEEGISTNARSKIIFSSSPEDARDLARHTAPRLSEHDLAHLGRFHIAARLVLNNEEAPPFTAVTEKLPPAIPGRAKEIRRLARVNTEPRNPPRISSRWPSIPAERPDHRSTCEECATERRYSSWRLALVAAR, translated from the coding sequence GTGCCGTTGCCGGCTGTCGGTATTCGGGTTGTCTTCGACATCGACCGGCTCTTCGCCTCTCGCGACCGGTTGGCGGGACGCCCTGTCGAACGGAAAGTCGTTGGGGACGAGGGGCTGGTCGTCTACGAGGATCCGATGGATGCGTCGATGCCCGATCGGCTCTGCGCTGGGGACCGCGTACCGAGGACATCCTGCGCTCCGGGCTGCTCACCCTGCGCGAGCTACCCGCGCACACCCACCCTGACCGACCTGCCGAAGTTATTGACGGTGCCCGCGTTCCGGCAGCGTGCACTCGAACAGATCTCCGACGACGTCCTGAGCGGGTTCTGGACCTGGTACGACGACCTGTCCGACGCCAGCAGAGCACAAGTCGTCGCGCCCTTGATGAACAAGCTCCGCGGCCTGCTGCTGCGCCCGTTCGTGCGCGCCTCCCTCGGCGACGGCGAATCCACAGTGGACATGGACGAGGTGCTCGACGGCGGAATCTGCCTCGTCCGGCTGGGCAAAGACGCGCTCGGGATGGACACCGCGCGGCTGATCGGGTCGATCGTCGTGGCCCGCACCTGGCAGGCCGCCACGAGGCGAGCCCGGATTCCGCAGCGCGACCGGCGCGACGCCTCGCTCTACATCGACGAGTGCCACAACTTCCTGAATCTGGCGTATCCGATGGAGGACATGCTCGCCGAAGCCCGCGGCTACCGGATGTCCATGACACTCGCGCACCAGTACCTGCGCCAGCTCCCACACGAACTGGAAGAAGGCATCTCCACCAACGCCCGCTCGAAGATCATCTTCTCGTCCTCGCCCGAGGACGCGCGTGATCTGGCCCGGCACACCGCGCCCCGGCTCTCCGAGCACGATCTCGCCCATCTCGGCCGCTTCCACATCGCCGCCCGGCTGGTGCTCAACAACGAGGAAGCACCCCCGTTCACCGCGGTCACCGAGAAACTCCCACCCGCGATCCCCGGACGCGCCAAGGAAATCCGCCGACTCGCACGGGTGAACACCGAACCCCGGAACCCGCCGAGAATATCCAGCCGGTGGCCTTCGATCCCCGCCGAGCGGCCTGACCACCGCTCAACTTGTGAAGAGTGCGCAACTGAACGGCGCTATTCCTCGTGGCGGTTGGCTCTGGTCGCTGCGAGGTAG
- a CDS encoding DUF7019 family protein, giving the protein MARWFWYLSSKKIGSLKQPEKGWGILRQRLKSADLEVGVPWAKLNTHATPDANVIESMEKVEREIYRDHAVPSASEIAHHGETPLFFQFEGYAGRILLRESYEGDEGECVFLMAGIQGEVGVLLLGAGSHAYCSTSASPRFVDPSVDPVGALLVLMDKQQSSNPYSRAGIARNAKGLSPQACVSYSLGAALDEIHAKSFMHRVRALAIASVVTPFYPHDLPSALGNSNVNRVIVGSPIYVEQLGS; this is encoded by the coding sequence ATGGCACGATGGTTTTGGTACTTGTCTTCAAAGAAGATTGGCTCACTCAAACAACCAGAGAAGGGCTGGGGAATTCTACGACAGCGGCTAAAGTCGGCTGATCTTGAAGTTGGCGTCCCGTGGGCCAAGCTCAACACGCATGCGACGCCCGACGCCAACGTGATCGAGTCCATGGAAAAGGTCGAACGGGAAATATATCGCGACCACGCAGTTCCCTCGGCAAGCGAAATCGCACATCACGGCGAAACGCCGCTTTTCTTCCAATTTGAAGGCTACGCTGGCCGCATCCTCCTTCGTGAAAGCTACGAAGGGGACGAGGGAGAGTGTGTGTTCCTCATGGCTGGCATCCAAGGGGAAGTCGGCGTGTTGCTACTCGGCGCAGGCTCACATGCATACTGTTCCACTTCGGCTAGTCCACGATTTGTAGACCCGAGTGTCGACCCGGTTGGTGCGTTATTGGTTCTCATGGATAAGCAACAATCATCGAACCCTTATTCTCGTGCGGGAATTGCGAGAAACGCAAAGGGGCTTTCTCCGCAGGCATGCGTCTCGTACAGCCTGGGTGCTGCACTAGATGAGATCCACGCGAAATCTTTTATGCATCGAGTGCGCGCACTGGCGATCGCGTCAGTTGTAACGCCATTCTATCCCCATGACTTGCCATCTGCATTGGGCAACAGTAATGTGAATCGGGTTATTGTCGGTAGTCCCATCTATGTAGAGCAACTTGGTTCATGA
- a CDS encoding ImmA/IrrE family metallo-endopeptidase has translation MSDQLDDAATFFDGGRLTLARQLAGLRKNALAGLIGKTPTAVAAYEGGLKKPASATVAALALALQVEPTFFSARPRDLAVATTAPHFRSLRSTSQISRDQAYAYGRLAVDISTVVERHVEFPVRDLPNHPVAVDDSAGRGPENAAALVRRHWNLPPGPVGHLVRLVENHGGLVVFSPLDSATVDAYSFDTPQRPIVLLNPLKDDYYRQRFDVAHELGHLVMHVDAEPGGRTVEDQANRFAAELLMPADEIADQLPSRADWRRFGQLKQHWNVSLQALLYRARTLKVMNDVTYRNAMTTVSNRGWRRREPGPMPLLEQPSLLPKAIKLLAEEAKVDERTLAAECQAPVGLFRMIAARAPEARNPQSHQATSTSVKPPVDTEGRVVSLLAITDRGLP, from the coding sequence ATGAGTGATCAGCTGGACGATGCCGCTACCTTCTTCGACGGTGGCCGTCTGACGCTCGCCCGTCAGTTGGCCGGGCTGCGCAAGAACGCCTTGGCCGGACTGATCGGCAAGACGCCCACAGCGGTGGCGGCCTACGAGGGTGGTCTCAAAAAGCCAGCTTCGGCCACTGTCGCCGCACTGGCCCTGGCGTTGCAAGTCGAGCCGACCTTCTTCTCGGCACGGCCGCGGGACCTCGCGGTGGCTACGACGGCGCCGCACTTCCGGTCGCTGCGTTCGACCAGTCAGATATCCCGTGACCAGGCCTATGCCTACGGTCGCCTTGCGGTCGACATCTCGACCGTTGTCGAACGCCACGTCGAGTTTCCAGTCCGCGACCTGCCAAACCATCCGGTCGCGGTGGACGATTCGGCAGGGCGAGGCCCGGAAAACGCCGCGGCGCTGGTGCGCCGGCACTGGAATCTTCCGCCGGGTCCGGTCGGGCATCTGGTGCGGCTGGTCGAGAACCACGGCGGCCTCGTCGTGTTCAGCCCGCTCGACAGCGCGACGGTCGACGCCTACTCCTTCGACACTCCGCAACGTCCGATCGTGTTGCTCAATCCGTTGAAGGATGATTACTACCGGCAGCGTTTCGACGTCGCTCACGAGCTCGGGCACCTTGTCATGCACGTCGATGCCGAGCCAGGTGGCCGGACGGTGGAGGATCAGGCCAACCGGTTCGCCGCGGAGCTGCTAATGCCCGCCGATGAGATCGCCGATCAGTTGCCGAGCAGAGCGGACTGGCGGCGGTTCGGACAGCTCAAACAGCACTGGAACGTCAGCCTGCAAGCGCTGCTCTATCGAGCACGCACGCTGAAGGTGATGAACGACGTCACCTACCGCAATGCCATGACGACAGTGTCGAACCGAGGCTGGCGCCGCCGTGAGCCCGGCCCGATGCCCCTCCTGGAACAACCCTCTCTGCTGCCCAAAGCGATCAAACTGCTCGCGGAAGAAGCGAAGGTTGACGAACGAACCTTGGCCGCCGAATGCCAGGCGCCGGTCGGCCTGTTCCGCATGATCGCGGCGCGCGCGCCCGAAGCACGAAACCCTCAGAGCCACCAGGCAACGTCGACCTCGGTGAAGCCACCCGTAGATACGGAAGGCCGAGTGGTCTCACTGCTGGCGATCACAGACCGAGGCCTTCCCTGA